The nucleotide window ATAAAGAAATTAAAAAAACTTATAATTCTATAGAAACTGGCCAATGGATTGGCCAAATTTTAAGGTTTTTGGCCAATGCATTGGCCAATATGAACTCTGATTTAATTTGATTCAAATAAATCAAAGTAAACAATGGGTTTGTGGGGTTGACTTCCTTCTATCATTTTAAATCCAAGTTTTTCAAATATCTTTAAAGGGCCAGTCCAAGAAAAAACATCAGAAAGTCTTTTGCCATTTTTTGTGGCAGTAACAGGATATGCTTCATATTAATTCTTTTATAAATCTTGCCAAAAGTGTCCTCGGTAAAAGAACTATCTTGCCTGTAATTTCTCTTATCCTTTCTTTAATTTTCATATTATAACCGATACAATCAAGTACAATCAGGTTCACATTCTCTCTTTTGATTATATCAAAAACCTCCTCCATTTCAGAAGCACCTCGATACGGATTTAAAACGTCAACAATTACATCCAATCCTGTTTTCTTCCATTTTTTCATTGAATCTTGTTTTTGTTCTTCCATCGGTACCAATACTCCAAGTTTTCCTTTACTCAAAATTGCAGTTACAGTTTTAAAAAGAATTTTCGAAGGAAAAAGAAAAATTCTTTCAGATTTAATCTCTGGAAAATCACCTATTTCACTTGAGATGAGACCATCAATCTTCATCCCTGTTTTTTTGATAAAAAAATCAACAGATCGAACATAGTCATCTGGAGAAAGCATTTCGCTTCCTGTCGATGGAGCACCTACAGCGGACACGGTTAAAAGTAATGCTTCTTCTGACAAGACTTCTAAAGGAAGAATTTCAGAAAAACCTTTTTCAAAAGCAAGTTTTGCAATTTTTCTCCCTTCTTCAATCCATCCTCCACCGCCACCACCAAGAACTGCACCGCCCAGGACAGCAGCTTCAATTGTCTCCTCATTGATCTTAATTATCCTACCCATTTTGTTCTATTTTGAAATTTGAAATCCTGAAAATTTTCATCCCTAACCAGTAAAGTAGAATTGCTGAAATTATTCCGTTAAAAGCAAAAATTGAAAAAGGAAATATATTTATTACAATAGGATGGCCAGATGTAATAAAACCTATGATAAATGAAATTATATAAACTCCCAGGGCAACAGGGTTCCAACCTTTATTTTGGACATCTGCAATATTTTCTACTTTTCTCCTTCTTCCAAGAATATAGTAATCAGCAATTATTATTCCTCCAATAGGGCCAATTCCTATGCTCAATAAACTTAAAAATAGTCCTAATCTTTCAAGAATTCCAAATGCGCCTAAAAGGGATGAAAAAATCCCAACTATCACAGCAAGTTTCCATCTTGACCATCTAAAAATATTGTTAAATGCAAGAACAGAGGAATAAAGATTGCTGTCGTTTGTTGTCCACTGGGCGAATGCAATCGCAAGAAATCCAACAATTCCAAGGCCAGCGTATTCAGAGCTTATAATTATGTCAGGAAGATGCTCGTGATAAAGTCCAGTTGTCATAGAGAGAATAGACCCAACTAATTGCATCATAGCACTTATTCCCATTGAGAGGGAAGCAGCGTAAAATATATCTCTAAATCTTGGTCTCGAATACCTGAAGACATCAGCTGATGTAACTGCTCCTACTATAAATCCTCCAGCTATAATTGATGCAGCTCCACCAAGAGTCAAAGGATATGGAGAAGGGGAATGATTTTTGGCAATTTCCACAAGTTCTTCAGAAGGTAAAAAATTGTGTCCCATTTTGAATGCTACATAGATGAAAATTAGCACCATTGGAGGGACAGCTCCCCAGCTTAATGTCTTAAGTCCTTTAAAACCAAATATCGCTGGAATCATCATCAATATTCCACTAATAAAAGCTAAATAAGGAACAGGAATGGATGTTTTGGTATATGAAACTAAGGTCTCAGCAAAAAGACCAGCCTGCACTCCAAACCATCCCATAAATGATAAAGCTAAACATAAAGATATAAACAATGAGCCATTCTCACCAAAGGATATTTTTGCAAGAAGAGGGGTGGAAAGTCCCACCTTTGCCCCTATAAAACCTGTTAGAGTCATCACAGCTATTAAAAGAACTTCGCCAAGTAAATAGGCAAATAAAACACTCTTTATGGAGCCAAGCCCCATCCCAACCATCATCCCCCGCAATAAAGCGGACATTACAATCGCTACTCCAATCCATACCATTGCAGTGTCAATCCATGGCCTTCTGTACTCAACAGGGACATGTTTTAAAGAGTAATCCTCTAAAATTTCAGACTTTTCTTTTCTCATTTTTCATCCAGACTTTTGAGACTTATAACATCGAACATTTTTCATGTCAACATGCATTAGTTTGACCTCATATTTTGCTTCTTATATATTATTCAATTCCAAAAATGACAAAAGAGAAGATATTTTATTTCAATCTATACATAGGCGTTTTTATTTTAATTGCTTCTGAACTTTTACTTCTTCTCAATGTTCCATTCGTTAAGAATTGGTTTTTTTGTCTTTCATGGTGGTCTTACATATTAATTATCGACAGCTTGAACTTCAGAAAAAGAAAAACCTCACAGTTGTATAGTTCTTTAAAAGATTTTTTATTCATGGCTTTTATTTCTGTATTTCTGTGGCTTATTTTCGAAATCTTTAATTTAAGATTGAAAAACTGGTCCTATCATAATTTGCCAGCTAACCTA belongs to Acidobacteriota bacterium and includes:
- a CDS encoding AroM family protein, with protein sequence MGRIIKINEETIEAAVLGGAVLGGGGGGWIEEGRKIAKLAFEKGFSEILPLEVLSEEALLLTVSAVGAPSTGSEMLSPDDYVRSVDFFIKKTGMKIDGLISSEIGDFPEIKSERIFLFPSKILFKTVTAILSKGKLGVLVPMEEQKQDSMKKWKKTGLDVIVDVLNPYRGASEMEEVFDIIKRENVNLIVLDCIGYNMKIKERIREITGKIVLLPRTLLARFIKELI
- a CDS encoding cytosine permease, with amino-acid sequence MRKEKSEILEDYSLKHVPVEYRRPWIDTAMVWIGVAIVMSALLRGMMVGMGLGSIKSVLFAYLLGEVLLIAVMTLTGFIGAKVGLSTPLLAKISFGENGSLFISLCLALSFMGWFGVQAGLFAETLVSYTKTSIPVPYLAFISGILMMIPAIFGFKGLKTLSWGAVPPMVLIFIYVAFKMGHNFLPSEELVEIAKNHSPSPYPLTLGGAASIIAGGFIVGAVTSADVFRYSRPRFRDIFYAASLSMGISAMMQLVGSILSMTTGLYHEHLPDIIISSEYAGLGIVGFLAIAFAQWTTNDSNLYSSVLAFNNIFRWSRWKLAVIVGIFSSLLGAFGILERLGLFLSLLSIGIGPIGGIIIADYYILGRRRKVENIADVQNKGWNPVALGVYIISFIIGFITSGHPIVINIFPFSIFAFNGIISAILLYWLGMKIFRISNFKIEQNG